The Microbacter sp. GSS18 genome has a segment encoding these proteins:
- the atpB gene encoding F0F1 ATP synthase subunit A, which translates to MEALSITRINLIQFLATIAVVLIFWLGTRRMKVVPGRFQSVVEMGLDFVRVNIAHDLLGKKDGDRFLPILTTMFFMILFMNITGIIPFLNIAGTAVIAVPLVLAIISYVTFIYAGIKKSPKNFFKNSLFPSGVPWPIYIIVTPIELISTFIIRPVTLTLRLLMNMMVGHLLLVLFFAATQFFLLDLGGWWSALAAGSLAFGFVFTLFEILVAVLQAYVFALLTAVYIQLAVAEEH; encoded by the coding sequence ATCGAAGCCCTGTCGATCACTCGAATCAACCTGATCCAGTTCCTCGCGACGATCGCGGTCGTGCTGATCTTCTGGCTCGGCACGCGCCGTATGAAGGTCGTCCCCGGGCGCTTCCAGAGCGTCGTCGAGATGGGCCTGGACTTCGTGCGCGTCAACATCGCCCACGATCTGCTCGGCAAGAAGGACGGCGACCGCTTCCTGCCGATCCTCACGACGATGTTCTTCATGATCCTGTTCATGAACATCACGGGAATCATCCCGTTCCTGAACATCGCCGGCACCGCGGTCATCGCCGTCCCGCTGGTCCTCGCGATCATCTCGTACGTGACCTTCATCTACGCCGGCATCAAGAAGAGCCCGAAGAACTTCTTCAAGAACTCGCTCTTCCCCTCGGGCGTGCCGTGGCCGATCTACATCATCGTCACGCCGATCGAGCTCATCTCGACCTTCATCATCCGCCCCGTCACCCTGACGCTGCGACTGCTGATGAACATGATGGTCGGCCACCTGCTGCTGGTCCTCTTCTTCGCCGCGACGCAGTTCTTCCTCCTGGACCTCGGCGGCTGGTGGTCGGCGCTGGCCGCCGGCAGCCTCGCGTTCGGCTTCGTCTTCACCCTGTTCGAGATCCTGGTGGCCGTCCTCCAGGCCTACGTCTTCGCTCTTCTCACCGCGGTCTACATCCAGCTCGCGGTCGCCGAGGAGCACTGA